In Stanieria sp. NIES-3757, the DNA window TCTTTAATGCAGGTAGGCGATCGCTTTGTTCTCAATGTTTTGGCAGAAGGTAAATATCAGTCTCTCATGAAGCACTTCCTCAAACGGTTCAAACCTGGTGCAGACCGTTTTGCAGGAGTCAACACTCAAACCGCTGCTAATGGTTCGCCAATTCTCACTGATGCTTTAGCTTATTTAGAATGTGAAGTAGTTAGTCGGATGGAATGTAGCGATCATTGGGTTGTTTACAGTAAAGTTGATGTCGGGCGAGTCTCCGATCCTGAAAGTCTGACGGCAGTACACCATCGCAAAGTAGGCAATCATTATTAATAGTTTATTTCGGGGCGAAAAGTATTCGCCCTAACTAAAAAATCTAATTTTTAGTACGATGATTAAAGTTCAATACGAAGAAGACTATTATTTGTGGACTCAAGCAATGGTCGAAAGGCTTAAAAACAAAGATTATTTAAATATAGATTGGGATAATCTAATCGAAGAAATTGAAGATATGGGGAAAAGTCAAAAACGCGCTGTTGAAAGTTTATTGCTGCGTTTGACCGAACACCTATTAAAGCTTAAATATTGGGAAACAGAAAGAGAAAGAAACAAAAAACATTGGCAATCAGAAGTAGTTAACTTTCGGGTTTTACTGCGTAAAAGACTTAAAGAATCTCCTAGTTTAAAAAACAACTTAGCTGAAATATATGAAGAAATTTTACTTGATTCAAAGCGATCGATGAGCCAATTATTCGATCTCCCAGAACAGATTGAATTAACCTTAGCGCAAGTTTTAGATGAAGATTGGTTTCCTAATTAAATAAATTAAAGAAATTATTAAATAATTAGAGTTTTAATGTCAAGCTCTATTCTAGTAAATATTAGCTATATCGATAATAGAAAAGTTAGTCTCTGAAGAATAAGCATCATCGGAAGAGGAAGTTTTTTCTTTATCTTGGTCTTTCTTATTTTTATTATCTAATTGAGTTTTTTTGTATGGCTTAATTTTTTCAAGCTGCTGCTTTTCGTCATAAAATTCAATATCTTCTTTATATAACAAATAAAAATACTGATTAGAGGAAATTACGTTTGAATCCGATGGAGTTAACCATCCCTTTTTTATAGATTCATACGTTAAAAGCCATTTTTCATCAAACAATGAATTAGTCGTTAAGTCTAGTTCTAGCATTGAAACATCTAATTTTTTAGAAATAAGATTGCAATTCTGCATATCTAAAATTATTAGTATAGAAATAGGATCGCCAGAGTTAACAACTTGCTCTGCTATACTATAATCAAGGTTGATATTCAAACTTCTTAAGAGCCAAAGAGACCAGGAGACTTCAAAAGAATGCTTTTTAAAACAGTGATTTTGTATAATTTCTTGAACTAGTTTTGCGACTCGTTCTTTTGAAATTTTGTTTTCGTTACTAATGAAAATCTTAACAACTTCTGGAAGAATAGATGGCTCACTAAGAGCAGATTTAAGCACTAAAGCTTCAAACATTTTCCAGTTCTCAGGAAAAATTTCTATAGATTCCAAACATTTAATAGCATATTTTAAAACATGATCTTTTGGATTTTGGTGGGTATATTCAAAAGCTAAACTAAAATAACGATACAAATCTGTAGCCTGCTTGTCTTTGCTTTCTCTAAACTCAAATCTACTTAAAAATATTGCCCAAGAATTTTCAAATGGTATTGGAAATCTTTCAATTTTAGTTTTTTCTTCATTAATATCAAGATGATAATTGGCAAGAATAGATTGTAAGCATTTGAGAGTTTTTTCTGCGCTGGTATAGTCATTAAAGAATAAAAGGTAGTCATCATAATACCTAGCACCATTTAAATTATCTATTTGCCTAGCCAACTCCTCATCAATTTTACACGCTATTATCTCTGAAATGATTAATGAAGTAAGAGGGCCAGTAGGAATACCCATTGTTTGTCCAGACTGAGTATTTCTGACATCTCTATCTAAAATATTGCCAAGACGAGAATAGTCATTTCTTTTTTCTTTAGCAACATTTTTACCATCAATTACCCAAGGAATAATATGGGTGTAAATAGTTGAATAGTATCTAGATATATCAGTTTTCATCTGAAAAATATGATCGTAAGAATTAAGAATACATTGTTCTTTAAATTCTTTATAGTTGTTTTTTGTTTTTATAGATTTATTTTTTGAATCAAATATGGGCTTACTAGTTGTTAAAAGAGAACATGAATATATCTTTTCAATTTCTTGCCAACTTTCACATATAGAATTAGATAAGATCGATTGATGTAATGGATTTGGTACAGAAATTATTCTTCTTGAAAATCCAACTTTAGGAATTGAGAAATATATAGATTTAGAATCATTATAAATTTTTCGTTCCGTTTTTGAAAGATTGGTATAAATAGAATTCCATACTTGATTAATATGTGAATACTTCTGAGCAAAATTTTTACTAGTAAATGGTGGGGGTAATTCTTTTGGAAAATATCCTTTTCCAAGTAAGTTTTCAATTTTAAACATATAAATATTTATTTTATTTAGATACAATTTTTTTTAGTATAGTCACCTTGCATAAAAGCTGAGATATATGAATTTTTCTAAATATTTCTCGATAATAACTTACAGTTTTATTAATGTCATTTGAAATCATAATTACTGAAAAAATGACTATTTGTGACTGAATTTCAGCAATGTATATTAATTATTAGATGTATCAAACCGAAATATCTCGGCAAGGCGCATCCGCGAGGAGTTCGCTCCTTGCAGTCGCGATCGCATTCTTTTTTAGAGAACTATTACAAAGTACACTCAGTTAAATCGCAACTATCCTACCCATAATTGGAATTTATTTTAAGATTTACTTCAGACACAGTTTCTTTAACAAACTCACAATTATTTTTACTGTTTTAACAAATAACTAATACTATGGCTTCTTTAACAACTAGCGATTTTGCTAACACCACTAAAATCTGGAATTGGCGTGGTTATCCAATTACCTATCAAAGCTATGGTGAAACTGGTGCTGCGGTAGTATTAGTTCATGGTTTTGGTGCTTCTTGTGGTCATTGGCGGAAAAATTTGCCAGTCTTGGGACAAACTTGCCGTTGTTATGCTTTGGATTTAATTGGTTTTGGTGGTTCAGCTAAACCTACTCCAGGAGTCGGAATCGAATATACTTTTGAAACCTGGGGACAACAAGTAGCAGATTTTTGTCGTGAAGTAGTGGGAAGTCCAGCTTTTTTGGTTGGTAATTCGATTGGTTGTATTGTAGTCATGCAAACTGGGGTTGATTATCCAGCTCTAGTATTAGGAATTGCAGCGATTAATTGTTCTTTAAGACTTCTTCATGATCGCAAGAGAATAACCTTACCTTGGTATCGTAATCTTGGTGCATCTTTTGTCCAACAATTGTTGAGTAACAAAACTATCGGTAATTTATTTTTTGCTCAAATCGCCAAACCAAAAGTAGTCAGAAAGATTCTCTTACAAGCTTATCGTCGTTCGGAAGCAGTGACAGATGAATTAATTGAGATGCTGATGAAACCTGCAACAGAAGTAGGTGCAGCCGATGTTTTTTGTGCTTTTACTCGTTATTCTCAAGGACCTTTAGCAGAAGATTTGTTACCTCGTCTTAATTGTCCCACTATTCTGCTTTGGGGAAGCGAAGACCCTTGGGAACCAATTACTTTAGGTAGAGAATTGGCTAATGTCCCTGCGGTAGAACAATTTATTCCCCTAGAAGGTTTAGGACATTGTC includes these proteins:
- a CDS encoding alpha/beta hydrolase fold protein; this encodes MASLTTSDFANTTKIWNWRGYPITYQSYGETGAAVVLVHGFGASCGHWRKNLPVLGQTCRCYALDLIGFGGSAKPTPGVGIEYTFETWGQQVADFCREVVGSPAFLVGNSIGCIVVMQTGVDYPALVLGIAAINCSLRLLHDRKRITLPWYRNLGASFVQQLLSNKTIGNLFFAQIAKPKVVRKILLQAYRRSEAVTDELIEMLMKPATEVGAADVFCAFTRYSQGPLAEDLLPRLNCPTILLWGSEDPWEPITLGRELANVPAVEQFIPLEGLGHCPQDEAPEVVNPILQDWIRQQWERKLRLTKNN